A region of the Terriglobales bacterium genome:
TCACGTTGGGGCCGGGTGGGCGTTCTCGACGGAACCAATCCGCCTTCCTACGCACCGAAAGCTACAGGCAATGCTCTGAGAGGCGAAGCCGCGTACAAGAACTACTGCGAATCGTGCCACGGCCCGGGAGGCCGAGGCGGGCAAAAAGGGAGCGCCATCACCAATGATTCATTTCTGGCGCTGGTGAGCGACCAGGGTTTACGCACGATTGTCATCACCGGCCGTCCTGAATTGGGAGCCCCCGATTGGCGCGGTAACGTGCCGGGCAGGCCGATGTCGGACCAGGACGTTACCGACGTAGTCGCCTGGATGAGCGCGCAGCGCCCTAAATTTCCCGGCCAACCGTACTCTCCATCGCCAAAGGCAGGACAATCTCCATGAACGACTCCAACGACCTCACACGACGAGCACTCTTCGCCAAGGTTGCGCTTCTGCTGAACGGCCTGGCGGCAACCGCTCTTGCCGTTCCTGTTTTGGGATTCTTACTTTCTCCGGTGTTGCGCGGGCGGAAATCGGCATCGCAATCGTGGGTCTCGCTCGGCGGACTCGATCATTTTCCCGAAGGCCAGACCCGCCTGGCAAGCTATCGCAATCCCATGGTTAACTCCTGGGATGGTGAGACCGCCAACATCGCCTGCTGGGTTCGCCGGATGGCGGGCGAGAAATTCCAAATATTTGCCGTAAACTGCGCGCACCTGGGATGTCCGGTGCGCTGGTTTCCGCAATCGGCACTGTTCATGTGCCCCTGCCACGGTGGAGTCTACTACTCCGATGGCAGCCGCGCGTCAGGACCTCCGGAGCGCGGCTTGTTCGAGTATCCCTACAAAGTTGAAAACGGCGAGTTGGTGATTCAGGCCGGCGAATTGCCGACTCCAGGACCCAGCGCCAAACTTGGTGGCAGGAAGTCGTCATGCGCGTGACCGTCGGAAAGATCGGGCGCTGGTTCGATGACCGGCTGCAGGTTGCGACCATCGTGCGCGGCGCCGCGGCGCATCCTGTCCCACGCGAAACCGCGAGCTGGGCTTACGTGTTCGGGAGCGCCGCGCTTACCGTCTTCATGGTTCAGATCGTTACGGGTGTACTGCTGGCGCTCATCTACGTTCCTTCTGCGAGCGAGGCCTGGAATAGCCTGCAGGTCCTGAATCATGAGGTGACTTTAGGCTGGTTCATTCGTGCTGTTCACGGATGGGGCTCGAACTTCATGGTGGCGATCGTCCTCATCCATATGGTCCAGGTCTTTTTGTTCGGCGCCTACAAGTATCCCCGCGAGCTCACCTGGATCGTAGGTGTCTTCCTTCTTCTTGTCACTTTGGGAATGGCCTTTACCGGACAGGTTCTTCGATTCGACCAGGACGCCTATTGGGGACTCGGAATCGGCGCCTCTATCTCTAGCCGCATTCCGGTTTTGGGACCATGGATCGTCCATTTGCTGCTGGGCGGCCCGATCATCGCCGGAGCAACCCTTTCCCGCTTCTTCGCGTTGCACGTCTTCTTGATTCCTGGCCTGCTGATTGCATTTGTAGGCGTCCATGTGTTGATGGTTCTTCGTCTGGGAATCAACGAATGGCCGATGCCCGGCCGTGTGGTGCGTCGCGCGACTTACGTGAAGGAATATCACGAGCGCACGGCGAAGGACGGTATCGCCTTCGTGCCTTACGCAATCTGGAAGGACCTGGTCTTTTCCGCCTTTGTAGTCGTTCTTCTCATTGCGTGCGCTCTGTACTTCGGACCTTTTGGGCCAACAGGCCGGCCGGATCCCACAGTCATTCAGACTGTCCCTCGTCCTGATTATTTCTTTCTTTGGATCTACGCGCTGCTCTCGCTATTGCCGCCATCGTTGGAGACGCCCGCTCTTCTCATCGGTCCGGTGATTGCCATCTGCGGATTACTCCTACTCCCCTTTATCGCCGGAGAAGGTGAAAAAAGCTGGCGCCGGCGTCCGGTGGCTGTTCTCTCCATCGCGCTAATCGCGGTGGTCTTTGGGGAGTTTACGCATCTCGCCGGCAACGCTCCCTGGAGCCCCGTCATGAATGCGTGGAGCGGCCAACCAATTCCCGCTCAGTTCTTGAAAGGAAGAACAGCGCTCGAACGGCGCGGCGCACTGGTCTTCCAGGCCAAACAGTGTCACAACTGCCACTCCCTCGAAGGCAATGGCGGAATGCGCGGGCCGTCGCTTGATGCGGTGGCCGTGCACCTGACTCAGGATCAACTGATTCGGCAGGTGATTCAAGGTGGCGGAAACATGCCTGCCTATGGAAAGAATCTCAGCCCCGCCGAGACTACCGCGCTGGTCGCATTCCTCGAGACGTTGCATCCACTACGCCAGTCTCCAGCGCGTGATGCCTCGCAGGCAGCGACATTAGGAAACGAATCCAGCGGGCCTTCTGCGGTTCAAAAGTAGGTTATGCACTCTCACCTTCATCAGCCGGAGTCTTGGTCGTTTCCTCTGGGCCTGACTGCTTCCCTGCTAGCCGTCGCGATCGTCTACGTTCGCGGTTGGTGGCGCTGTCGCACGACGTTTCCCAAAGTAATTTCCGTATCGCGGCTGGTCGCGTTTCTGAGCGGACTCTTGTTTGTGTGGATCGCAGTAGCTTCTCCGCTGGGAACCCTCGATCACGAGATGCTTACTGCCCACATGCTGCAGCATCTTCTACTGATGGCAGCCGCCGCACCCTTGATTTTGCTCGGAGCTCCGGCCGTCCCACTATTGCACTGTCTTCCGCAATCATTCATTCGTACAGGCGTTAGTAGTCTCTTCCGCCGCCCGTGGGTGCAATGGCTCGGACGCGCTGTGACGCACCCGATGTTTTGTTTGTTTGCGCCCTCACTTGCGTTGATCGCGTGGCACGTTCCTGTGCTGTTTGAGATTGGAATGCGATCCCAGGCGTGGCACGACGTTCAGCAGATGTCTTTCTTCGCGACTGGAATTCTCTTGTGGTGGCCTGTAATTCAGCCCTGGCCAAGCGTCGCGCGCTGGCCACGGTGGTCGATTCCGCTATACCTGTTCTTCGCCACCTTGCCCTGCGACGCTCTTTCCGCTTTTCTCACATTTTGCGATCGCGCCATTTATCCCTCGTACCAAACTGTTACCGCGCCTTTCGGCCTGTCACCCCTTGCTGACCAGCAGCTCGCGGGCTCGTTAATGTGGGTTTGCGTAACTTTTATCTACTTGTTTCCGGCCGTCGGAATCACGATGCGGATACTCTCTCCTTCGCGCCGGCAGCGCTCGTTCTCGGAGGCTCCCAGCGCTAAAACACCGCCCAAGGATCCGTCCGGGATCGGAGTTTCCTGGTGATGGTCAGTCAACCTGCAGCCCTGACGTTGGGAGTGGAAGAAGCTCCGAGATTGCAAGCTCGCCTTGCAACACTTGCCGACTACTGGATGCTGACGAAGCCGGAAGTGAATCTCCTGATTCTGATCACAACGCTCGCAGGATTTTGCTTAGCTCTTCCATCTTCAACTCAGCACTTCCCGGTATTACTCCTTATTAATACGTTGCTGGGAACGCTGCTGGTCGCCAGTGGGACAGGAGTTCTAAATCAATTTATCGAGCGTACTTTCGACGCTCAGATGAGAAGAACTGCTCGACGCCCGATAGCGTCCGGCAGAATAGCTGCCTCGAGTGCCTTCTGGTTCGGGATCGCGTTGGCTTGCTCGGGCTGCCTTTACCTCGGCGTGGCCGTCAATAAGCTCGCAAGCCTGCTCGCGCTCCTCACGCTGTTAAGTTATTTGTTTGTCTACACACCGCTTAAAAGAAAGACTCCGCTTTGCACGCTCGTGGGAGCCCTCCCGGGTGCGATGCCACCGCTGATCGGATGGGCCGGGGCAGCCGGCAAGTTGAGTCTGGAGGCTTGGTCGCTATACACCATTCTCTTCCTCTGGCAATTCCCGCACTTCATGGCGATTGCCTGGATGTATCGGGAGGATTACTCACGTGCCGGGTACCTAGTTCTTCCTCACGAAGAGTCGAGGGGAAGCCTTATGGCTCTGCAGGCCGTTCTGCCATGTCTGCTCCTGGTACCGGCGGGCCTCATTCCATTGATTCTCGCGCATTCTTCTTTCCCCTATTGGGTCGCCAATCTACTGCTCACCTCTGGCTTCCTCATCTACGCCGTCCGACTGGCTGTTGAAAGATCAAATGCGGTGGCAAAGCGACTGCTCTTAGTGTCCATCATTTACCTGCCGCTAGTCTTTTTCACAATTCTGCTCAGCAAGCCCTGAACGTCAAGCCTCGTCTAGTGACTGCGGATCTTAGGGTGTGAGCGTGGGTTGAGGGATACCGATCTGGAACTAGTATCTGCAAATCGCAAGCGAGATCTGTAAGCGATTCAGACCTGACTCGTCGTTATGGAACTATACGATTCAGAGGAGGGAGGAGGGTTCCGGCCGGGACGGTTGGTCCGACCCGCGCGGGAGGAGGTTAGAAAGTCACGCCGGAACCGGATGAGCCCTCCACGGCGACTTCCCAGAAACTTTGACAGCGTCTTACTTCTTCATTGCGGACTTACAGGCAATCTCTATGCACCGTAGCCTGCGCATCCTCCTTGTTGTTGATTAAAGGCTGCGACTGGCAAGTGCGCCACGGCCTGTGTACGTTCAGGTCGGTACTCGGACGAAAACGCTTTGCGTCCTGCTTTCAAGTCAAGGCTGAATTGGGTCTTGGTCCTGCGCGTGGCGTTTTGAAACCGCTGCGTGAGTTTGGCGCGGCCACGAGTGAGCTGCGCTTTGATAGTTCCGTGGGGTACGCCCAGTGTCTCTGCAGCCTTTTTTATGGAAAAGTCATCCCGCTGATGGAGCCGCAGAGCCGCTTGCTGCGAGGATGGAAGGCCAGCGATTAGCTTGCGAACAAGTTCACGCTGCTCGCCCTGTTCCAAGGTCTGCTCCGGAGTGGGACTCGGGTCCACGAGTAATTCCGAAATCGCCCACTGGCCGTCCTTGGGAGCTTCGTCTAGTGACAGCATTTGGCGTCGACCGCGCCTTCGCAACTGCATGCGTACTGCATTAATGACAATCGATATCAACCAAGTCGACATCTGCGCACGACCGTCGAATTGCGCAATGTGTCGAAATGCCGACAGCATAGCGTCTTGCACTGCATCTTCGGCATCTTCGGGATTGCGTAGAGAGCGCATCGCTATGCGCTTCAGGCGAGGCAGCGCGTCCGAGAGAATCTTCTCGAACTCGCGTCGACGTTCGCAGCTTGTCGCTACGGGGACTCCTTGGGGACCAGCAACGGCCACGAAGGGAAGACTGGAATCTTCAACTGCAGGCATCAGTGTCGGCATACTTCGCGAATCTCCGTTTCCGAAAGCTGTTTTTCGAACCGAATGTCGTTGTTCGCTTCTCACTTCCGATACAGAGCATTTTCCGTACCAACAGCAAACCGGCCCAAGAGTCCCTTGCCTTCTGTAGGAATTGAGAGGCTGTTGTGGAAGCACTGTCATGTGCTTACGAGCACTGGACCGTTGGCACACTCGACGGGCACGGTCTCCGGCGCTCGCGTGCATCGGAAGTCACAATGTCGACTCCGTGAAAGCGCCGACTGTCAGATGCCAACTGCTTGACACTGGCGTTTGTTTCGGACATAGGAACCGGCGGCTCCTCTCTCCATGCATGGCGGCTAAACGATTGTCCTGCAGCAAGATGGGCGCGGGAGCCTGCGGCATTCGTATGGAAGTTCGCATGCCCTTTAACGAGAGCGAACCCTGAACGTAAGAAATTTGGCTTGCGGTCAAGGCGATGACATCGTCGAGGGCATGATCTGAAGAAAATTCTGTTAACACACGGCGCAGTTACTCCGACCGATGATCTTGAAATCACCGTGGATCATGGCGAAGAGGGCGCTCTCGTGCGCTTGAATGGCCACCTCAACATTGATTCTTCACCAGCCCTGCGTAATCGGCTTCTGAGCATGCTGAGGGAGCAGTCAACCAAAACCGTGATCGTCGACTTGACGAGAGTCTCCTACATTGACTCTTCAGGCATTGCGACTCTGATCGAGGGACTCAAAGTCGCGCTCAATCGCCAAATCACGTTGCGCTTGCAAGGTCTGCAAGGTCGTCTCCTTCATTTATTCGAGACTACGGGCGTATTGGCTCTCTTCGAAAGGGATGGCGGTAAGAGCACTTCCTCACCGCCAAAGGTTTCCTGATGGCAACTGCTCTCGAAAACGTCGGAAAAAACACCATTACTCAACTCGACTACGTCGGGAGCCTGAATATTCAGTTGTGGGCGACTCTCCGGGCAATGGGGACTGCGTTGCCGTTTGTGGGAAATCGTTATCGGTGGCAGGCATCCGTGCGCCAGATGCTGCAGATCGGCGTTGACGCCCTGCCGATGGTGTCACTGATGGCTATTTGCACCGGCTTCATTCTGGCCATGCAGGGAGCGTCTGAATTGCGACGCTTCGGAGCTTTGCACTACGTCATCGACCTGGTTGCAGTTGGCTTTACACGTGAACTCGGCCCGCTGCTTACTGCTATCGCTGTCAGCGGACGTTCTGGTTCGGCTTTCGCGGCAGAAATCGGAACTATGAAGGTGACCGAAGAACTCGATGCGCTTCGCGTCATGGCGCTCGAGCCTGTGGAGTTCCTCCTTGCGCCGAAGTATCTCGCAGCGCTGATTTCAGTTCCCTGCCTCACCGTCATCTGTAATGTGTGCGGCATATTGGCGGGCGGATTATTCATGTTCTTCAGCACGCATCTGACGCCATTGCTCTACTTGCGATACGTGTTGACATCCATCCAGTTGCAGGACGTGATCACAGGACTCATCAAGAGCGTGGTCTTCGCCACGATCATTGCGCATGTTGGCTGCCTGGAAGGGTTCCGTGTCCGTGGAGGACCCGATTCGGTAGGACGCTCCACAACCAGCGCGGTCGTGAAATCAACGTTCCTGGTCATTATCGCTGACGCCGTTTTCACGGCCATCTTTTACTTCATGGGAAAGTCGTAATGCCGATCATTTCGATTCGCGACTTGGTGGTCGAATACGACGGGCGACGCGTATTGGACGGTCTCAATCTCGATATCGAACAGGGAGAGACGATGGTCCTGTTGGGCGGCAGCGGTTCTGGGAAGAGCACGCTATTGCGGCAGATCATCGGGCTTGAACGTCCGAAGTCAGGCAGTGTTTACGTAAAAGGAATTGATATCACCCGCTGCTCACCCGCCCAATTGAAAAACGTCCGGCGCTCAATAGGCGTGGCCTTTCAAAGCGCGGCTTTATTCAACTCGCTGTCAGTTGAGGAGAACGTCGCGCTCTTGCTGCGGGAACACACAGCACTCGCTCCGTCGATTATCGATCTGATGGTCTGGATGAAGTTGGCGGTGGTAGGGCTGGGAGATTTCGGCAAGTTGCAACCGCAGGAGCTGTCGGGCGGAATGAAGAAGCGTGGCGCCGTCGCCCGTGCTCTGGCGCTGGATCCTGAAATTCTTGTGCTCGACGAACCTTCTGCGGGTCTGGATCCGATCGTCGCCGCGGAACTCGACGAACTGATTCTGCTTTTGAAAAACGCTTTTCAGATGACAGTGATCGTCGTGACCCATGAAATGCCGAGCGCCTTCCGGATCGCCGACCGCATCGCGATGCTGTACAAGGGCGCGTTCAGGTCGGTTGGCACAAAGGAAGAAATCAGGGCCAGCAAAGATCCACGCGTCCGGCAGTTCCTCGATCGCATTCCCGGGGACATGGCAAAGGCGCCAGCCGTAGCCGCTTACTTCGAAAAATACCTGCAGCATCAGGAGATGTACAAGTGACAACAGAAGCAAAAGTAGGAGCGTTTGTCCTGGGATGCTTCGGGATCCTGGCGTTCACGCTCATTTACCTCATGAACGCGCAATTCAGCGGCGCGACAGTTCCATATCGGACCTATCTTAAGTATGCCGGTGGGCTGGAGCCGGGAGCCTCGGTGCTCTTTGGCGGCATCAGCGCCGGCAAAGTAACAGCCGTTCGGCCCTGGGCGACAGACCCAACCCGAATCGAGATTCTTCTCGAAGTAAAACAGGGTACGCCTCTCAATGAGAAGTCCGTGGCCAAACTGGGTCTGGTCAGCATTATGAACAGCGCTTCTTTATCAATCACTACAGGCAGCAATGATGCAAAGCGACTTCCACCGGGGTCATCCATTCAGTCGCAGGAAGCCGCCAGTCTGGATGAGATCGCCGGCAAAATGGCCACCATCGCGGACAACGCAAATGCCTTGGTCACGCAGGTTAAGGGAGAGCTGGAAGGAATCAGCGGCGACGCCCGACATCTCCTCGCCAACCTCAATACCGTTACGGGACCGGTCAATCAACAGAAGATTCGAGCCGTGCTGGATAACGTGAACACCATGCTCGCGACGGAAGGTCCGAAGATTGATCGCATCTCAGATCAGTTGATCGCAGTCAGCCAGCATGCCGATGACACCATTCAGAATGTGAATGGCACAGTCACCGATATCCGGGACCCGATACGCAAGGATCTGGCTGAGTTGCAGAGTACTTTGCAGGCAGCCAAGAGCTTACTCACGGATATGCAGGTTATGGTGCGAGCGAACGACTACAAGATCGACGATACGGTGGACAACCTGCGGGTAGCAACCGACAACCTGGATCAACTGACCGACTCACTGAAGCAGCGTCCCTGGAGCATGATTCGGATCAAGCAACCGAAAGAGCGGCAGGTCCCGCAACAATAAGGAAGGGCGCATATGAAAAAGCGCGTGATGATATTTCTGTTTGCCATAGCACTCCCGATCGTTCTGGCGGGTTGTGGAGGCGCGGTGAAGTACCCGAACTACTACACTCTGCACGTGCCGCCTCCACCCGATCCACCGGCGCAGGAAGGCAATCGCACATCTTTGGCAGTACGCGAATTTCGATCGCCCTCTTACCTGCGGCAAGGGGCCATTGTCTACAAAACGTCCCCGGAGCAGATCGGGTTTTATAACTACCATCGCTGGGCCGTGGATCCTCGTGAGTTCCTGACCAACGCAGTTGCGGAGCGCCTCAGCGCGAGTGGAAACTTCGCGAACGTAAAGCTGTACGACGGCCGCTCCAACGTCGATTACGTTCTCAGCGGACGCCTTGAGAAGCTCGAGGAAATTGACTACGAGGGCGGCGTCAAGGTCGAGGTTGCGATTTCAGCTCAGATGACGAACCTTGCCACTGGTGCGACCGTGTGGAGCAATGCTGTCTCCGAGGTTGGAACAGTCAACAAGCGCGATGTACCTGCTGTTGTATCCGAAATGAACCGGACGATGGATCGGGCGATCGAGAAATTGCTCACGCCGGCTCCTGCAGTCACCAAGTAAAAGGAGGTGCTAATGGCAGTTCCTGGTGGTCAAGCCACAACTATTCCTTCTACCGAGTTTCGAATTACCAGCACAGATGGGTTGCAAATAGCCTGCGCGCGGTGGGACAGCCGTGGGGGTGTGCGAGGCGTGGTCCAGATTGCCCACGGTATGGGTGA
Encoded here:
- a CDS encoding cytochrome c; the protein is MNAFRYLCASSALSAMLLSGCNSPHGRPRTGSEALAPNQVSEFRTLYAENCAGCHGTEGRGGAAIALADPVYLAIADETAMRKVIANGVGETSMPAFAQSAGGMLTDKQIDVITREIRSRWGRVGVLDGTNPPSYAPKATGNALRGEAAYKNYCESCHGPGGRGGQKGSAITNDSFLALVSDQGLRTIVITGRPELGAPDWRGNVPGRPMSDQDVTDVVAWMSAQRPKFPGQPYSPSPKAGQSP
- a CDS encoding Rieske 2Fe-2S domain-containing protein translates to MNDSNDLTRRALFAKVALLLNGLAATALAVPVLGFLLSPVLRGRKSASQSWVSLGGLDHFPEGQTRLASYRNPMVNSWDGETANIACWVRRMAGEKFQIFAVNCAHLGCPVRWFPQSALFMCPCHGGVYYSDGSRASGPPERGLFEYPYKVENGELVIQAGELPTPGPSAKLGGRKSSCA
- a CDS encoding cytochrome b N-terminal domain-containing protein; protein product: MRVTVGKIGRWFDDRLQVATIVRGAAAHPVPRETASWAYVFGSAALTVFMVQIVTGVLLALIYVPSASEAWNSLQVLNHEVTLGWFIRAVHGWGSNFMVAIVLIHMVQVFLFGAYKYPRELTWIVGVFLLLVTLGMAFTGQVLRFDQDAYWGLGIGASISSRIPVLGPWIVHLLLGGPIIAGATLSRFFALHVFLIPGLLIAFVGVHVLMVLRLGINEWPMPGRVVRRATYVKEYHERTAKDGIAFVPYAIWKDLVFSAFVVVLLIACALYFGPFGPTGRPDPTVIQTVPRPDYFFLWIYALLSLLPPSLETPALLIGPVIAICGLLLLPFIAGEGEKSWRRRPVAVLSIALIAVVFGEFTHLAGNAPWSPVMNAWSGQPIPAQFLKGRTALERRGALVFQAKQCHNCHSLEGNGGMRGPSLDAVAVHLTQDQLIRQVIQGGGNMPAYGKNLSPAETTALVAFLETLHPLRQSPARDASQAATLGNESSGPSAVQK
- a CDS encoding cytochrome c oxidase assembly protein, with the protein product MHSHLHQPESWSFPLGLTASLLAVAIVYVRGWWRCRTTFPKVISVSRLVAFLSGLLFVWIAVASPLGTLDHEMLTAHMLQHLLLMAAAAPLILLGAPAVPLLHCLPQSFIRTGVSSLFRRPWVQWLGRAVTHPMFCLFAPSLALIAWHVPVLFEIGMRSQAWHDVQQMSFFATGILLWWPVIQPWPSVARWPRWSIPLYLFFATLPCDALSAFLTFCDRAIYPSYQTVTAPFGLSPLADQQLAGSLMWVCVTFIYLFPAVGITMRILSPSRRQRSFSEAPSAKTPPKDPSGIGVSW
- the cyoE gene encoding heme o synthase yields the protein MVSQPAALTLGVEEAPRLQARLATLADYWMLTKPEVNLLILITTLAGFCLALPSSTQHFPVLLLINTLLGTLLVASGTGVLNQFIERTFDAQMRRTARRPIASGRIAASSAFWFGIALACSGCLYLGVAVNKLASLLALLTLLSYLFVYTPLKRKTPLCTLVGALPGAMPPLIGWAGAAGKLSLEAWSLYTILFLWQFPHFMAIAWMYREDYSRAGYLVLPHEESRGSLMALQAVLPCLLLVPAGLIPLILAHSSFPYWVANLLLTSGFLIYAVRLAVERSNAVAKRLLLVSIIYLPLVFFTILLSKP
- a CDS encoding RNA polymerase sigma factor — its product is MPTLMPAVEDSSLPFVAVAGPQGVPVATSCERRREFEKILSDALPRLKRIAMRSLRNPEDAEDAVQDAMLSAFRHIAQFDGRAQMSTWLISIVINAVRMQLRRRGRRQMLSLDEAPKDGQWAISELLVDPSPTPEQTLEQGEQRELVRKLIAGLPSSQQAALRLHQRDDFSIKKAAETLGVPHGTIKAQLTRGRAKLTQRFQNATRRTKTQFSLDLKAGRKAFSSEYRPERTQAVAHLPVAAFNQQQGGCAGYGA
- a CDS encoding STAS domain-containing protein, which codes for MDHGEEGALVRLNGHLNIDSSPALRNRLLSMLREQSTKTVIVDLTRVSYIDSSGIATLIEGLKVALNRQITLRLQGLQGRLLHLFETTGVLALFERDGGKSTSSPPKVS
- a CDS encoding ABC transporter permease; this translates as MATALENVGKNTITQLDYVGSLNIQLWATLRAMGTALPFVGNRYRWQASVRQMLQIGVDALPMVSLMAICTGFILAMQGASELRRFGALHYVIDLVAVGFTRELGPLLTAIAVSGRSGSAFAAEIGTMKVTEELDALRVMALEPVEFLLAPKYLAALISVPCLTVICNVCGILAGGLFMFFSTHLTPLLYLRYVLTSIQLQDVITGLIKSVVFATIIAHVGCLEGFRVRGGPDSVGRSTTSAVVKSTFLVIIADAVFTAIFYFMGKS
- a CDS encoding ABC transporter ATP-binding protein: MPIISIRDLVVEYDGRRVLDGLNLDIEQGETMVLLGGSGSGKSTLLRQIIGLERPKSGSVYVKGIDITRCSPAQLKNVRRSIGVAFQSAALFNSLSVEENVALLLREHTALAPSIIDLMVWMKLAVVGLGDFGKLQPQELSGGMKKRGAVARALALDPEILVLDEPSAGLDPIVAAELDELILLLKNAFQMTVIVVTHEMPSAFRIADRIAMLYKGAFRSVGTKEEIRASKDPRVRQFLDRIPGDMAKAPAVAAYFEKYLQHQEMYK
- a CDS encoding MlaD family protein, giving the protein MTTEAKVGAFVLGCFGILAFTLIYLMNAQFSGATVPYRTYLKYAGGLEPGASVLFGGISAGKVTAVRPWATDPTRIEILLEVKQGTPLNEKSVAKLGLVSIMNSASLSITTGSNDAKRLPPGSSIQSQEAASLDEIAGKMATIADNANALVTQVKGELEGISGDARHLLANLNTVTGPVNQQKIRAVLDNVNTMLATEGPKIDRISDQLIAVSQHADDTIQNVNGTVTDIRDPIRKDLAELQSTLQAAKSLLTDMQVMVRANDYKIDDTVDNLRVATDNLDQLTDSLKQRPWSMIRIKQPKERQVPQQ
- a CDS encoding ABC-type transport auxiliary lipoprotein family protein, which gives rise to MKKRVMIFLFAIALPIVLAGCGGAVKYPNYYTLHVPPPPDPPAQEGNRTSLAVREFRSPSYLRQGAIVYKTSPEQIGFYNYHRWAVDPREFLTNAVAERLSASGNFANVKLYDGRSNVDYVLSGRLEKLEEIDYEGGVKVEVAISAQMTNLATGATVWSNAVSEVGTVNKRDVPAVVSEMNRTMDRAIEKLLTPAPAVTK